The following are from one region of the Stutzerimonas stutzeri genome:
- a CDS encoding Lon protease family protein — MPETVAAGLRLAPEALTRPFEPSQFDFKTTDELEPFLGVLGQERAVEALQFGVAMPRPGYNVYVMGEPGTGRFSFVRRYLKAEGKRLATPSDWVYVNNFDEPREPRVVELPQGGAAEFIADIGQLIDNLMATFPAVFEHPSFQQKKSAIDRAFNQRYDKALDVIEKLALEKDIALYRDSSNIAFTPMKDGKSMDEAEFAQLPEAERERYHEDISALEVSLNEGLASLPLWKRESSNQLRQLNDETISQALQPLLAPLSDKYAENAGVEAYLQAVQVNLLKTVVEQLVDENRPDAQTRQLLEEQYSPSLVVGHALDGGAPVVFEPHPTYDNLFGRIEYSTDQGALYTSYRQLRPGALHRANGGFLMLEAEKMLSEPFVWEALKRALQSRRLKMESPLAELGRLATVTLNPEVIPLNVKVVIIGSRQLYYTLQDLDPDFQEMFRVLVDFDEEIPLAEDSLEQFAQLMKTRTSEEGMAPLTAAAVARLATYSARLAEHQGRLSARIGDLFQLVSEADFIRQLAKDDVTDVGHIERALKAKATRTGRVSARILEDILAGVILIDSEGAAIGKCNGLTVLEVGDSAFGMPARISATVYPGGSGIVDIEREVNLGQPIHSKGVMILTGFLGSRYAQEFPLEISASIALEQSYGYVDGDSASLGECCALISAISRTPLKQCFAITGSINQFGEVQAVGGVNEKIEGFFRLCEARGLTGEQGAIIPFANVTTLMLDERVLEAVRQERFHIYAVRHVDEALSLLVGEPVGAADQDGQFPKGSVNARVVERLRDIAEIELEDDGKGDTATPEAAAVPAKGAEQH, encoded by the coding sequence ATGCCCGAAACCGTCGCTGCCGGCTTGCGCCTGGCGCCCGAAGCGCTGACCCGTCCCTTCGAACCCAGTCAATTCGATTTCAAGACCACTGACGAACTGGAGCCTTTTCTCGGTGTGCTCGGCCAGGAGCGCGCCGTAGAGGCGCTGCAATTCGGTGTGGCGATGCCACGCCCCGGTTATAACGTTTATGTGATGGGCGAGCCGGGTACCGGGCGCTTCTCGTTTGTGCGGCGTTACCTGAAAGCCGAAGGCAAGCGCCTGGCTACGCCGTCGGATTGGGTTTATGTGAACAACTTCGACGAGCCGCGCGAACCGCGCGTGGTGGAGCTGCCGCAGGGCGGCGCCGCGGAATTCATCGCGGACATCGGTCAGCTGATCGACAATCTGATGGCGACCTTCCCGGCCGTGTTCGAACACCCCAGCTTCCAGCAGAAGAAAAGTGCCATCGACCGTGCGTTCAACCAGCGCTACGACAAGGCGCTGGACGTCATCGAGAAGCTGGCGCTGGAAAAGGACATTGCGTTGTACCGCGACAGCAGCAACATCGCCTTCACGCCGATGAAAGACGGCAAGTCGATGGACGAAGCGGAGTTCGCCCAACTGCCGGAAGCCGAGCGCGAGCGCTACCACGAGGATATCTCGGCGCTGGAGGTAAGCCTCAACGAAGGGCTGGCCAGCCTGCCGCTGTGGAAGCGTGAGTCGAGCAATCAGCTGCGACAGCTCAACGACGAAACCATCAGCCAGGCGTTGCAGCCGCTGCTGGCACCGCTCTCGGACAAGTACGCCGAGAACGCCGGGGTCGAGGCCTATCTGCAGGCGGTTCAGGTCAACCTGCTGAAGACAGTGGTCGAGCAGCTGGTGGATGAAAACCGTCCGGACGCCCAGACCCGTCAGCTGCTCGAGGAGCAGTACAGCCCGAGCCTGGTGGTCGGGCATGCGCTGGATGGCGGGGCACCGGTGGTGTTCGAACCGCATCCGACCTATGACAACCTGTTCGGTCGTATCGAATACAGCACCGATCAGGGCGCGCTCTACACCAGTTATCGCCAACTGCGCCCCGGCGCGCTGCACCGCGCCAATGGCGGCTTCCTGATGCTCGAAGCCGAAAAGATGCTCAGCGAGCCTTTCGTCTGGGAAGCGCTCAAGCGGGCCTTGCAGTCGCGGCGCCTGAAAATGGAGTCGCCGCTGGCCGAACTGGGCCGTCTGGCGACGGTGACGCTGAACCCGGAGGTCATCCCGCTCAACGTCAAGGTGGTAATCATCGGCTCGCGCCAGCTGTACTACACGCTGCAGGACCTCGATCCGGACTTCCAGGAAATGTTTCGGGTTCTGGTGGATTTCGATGAGGAGATCCCCCTGGCCGAGGACAGCCTCGAGCAGTTCGCGCAGCTGATGAAGACGCGGACGTCGGAAGAAGGCATGGCGCCGCTGACCGCGGCTGCGGTGGCGCGCCTGGCGACCTATAGCGCGCGGCTCGCCGAGCACCAGGGGCGGCTGTCGGCGCGTATCGGCGATCTGTTTCAGTTGGTCAGCGAGGCGGACTTCATTCGCCAGCTGGCCAAGGATGACGTCACCGACGTCGGTCATATCGAGCGCGCCCTTAAAGCCAAGGCGACCCGCACCGGCCGTGTCTCGGCACGCATCCTTGAGGACATCCTTGCAGGCGTCATCCTGATCGACAGCGAAGGCGCTGCGATCGGCAAGTGCAACGGCCTTACCGTGCTGGAAGTCGGTGATTCGGCATTCGGCATGCCAGCGCGGATCTCTGCCACCGTTTACCCGGGCGGCTCGGGGATCGTCGATATCGAGCGCGAGGTCAATCTCGGCCAGCCGATTCACTCCAAGGGCGTGATGATTCTGACGGGCTTCCTGGGCAGCCGCTATGCGCAGGAATTCCCGCTGGAAATCTCTGCCAGTATCGCGCTGGAACAATCCTACGGTTACGTCGATGGCGACAGTGCTTCGCTGGGCGAGTGTTGCGCGCTGATCTCCGCCATCTCGCGAACCCCGCTCAAGCAGTGCTTCGCCATTACCGGGTCGATCAACCAGTTCGGTGAGGTTCAGGCGGTCGGCGGTGTGAACGAAAAGATCGAAGGCTTTTTCCGCCTCTGCGAAGCGCGCGGTCTGACGGGCGAGCAGGGTGCGATCATTCCCTTCGCCAACGTTACGACACTGATGCTCGATGAGCGTGTGCTGGAGGCGGTGCGTCAGGAGCGCTTCCACATTTATGCCGTGCGCCATGTGGATGAAGCGCTATCCTTGTTGGTAGGTGAACCCGTAGGCGCAGCAGACCAGGATGGGCAGTTCCCCAAGGGCAGCGTCAACGCGCGAGTGGTGGAGCGCTTGCGTGACATCGCTGAGATCGAGCTCGAAGATGATGGCAAAGGCGATACGGCCACGCCGGAGGCCGCAGCCGTACCCGCGAAGGGCGCCGAGCAACACTAG
- the mscL gene encoding large-conductance mechanosensitive channel protein MscL, which produces MGMLNEFKAFAVRGNVIDMAVGIIIGAAFTKIVSSFVADVVTPPLGLLIGGVDFSDLAIVLKQAVGDTPAVTLSYGRFIQTVFDFTIVAFAIFLAVKGINHLKRKEAEAPSAPPAPSKEEVLLTEIRDALRARNDV; this is translated from the coding sequence ATGGGTATGCTCAATGAGTTCAAGGCGTTCGCCGTTCGAGGCAACGTCATCGATATGGCCGTCGGTATCATCATCGGCGCCGCCTTCACTAAAATCGTCTCGTCGTTCGTCGCCGACGTGGTGACACCGCCACTGGGTTTGCTGATCGGTGGCGTCGACTTCTCCGACCTGGCTATCGTGCTCAAGCAGGCGGTCGGCGATACGCCGGCGGTCACCCTCAGCTATGGGCGCTTCATCCAGACGGTGTTCGATTTCACCATCGTGGCGTTCGCCATCTTCCTCGCCGTCAAAGGCATCAATCATCTCAAGCGCAAGGAAGCCGAAGCGCCCTCAGCGCCACCGGCTCCCAGCAAGGAGGAAGTGCTGTTGACCGAAATCCGCGACGCGCTTCGCGCGCGCAACGACGTTTGA
- a CDS encoding TIGR00645 family protein produces MERFIENSMYAARWLLAPIYFGLAFALLALAIKFFQEIWHILPVVLSLSEGDLILKLLSLIDMALVGGLLVMVMLSGYENFVSQLNVDEGKEKLDWLGKMDSGSLKMKVAASIVAISSIHLLRMFMDAQQLESEQLMWYVIIHLTFVFSAFAMGYLDKLTKH; encoded by the coding sequence ATGGAACGCTTCATCGAGAACAGCATGTACGCCGCCCGCTGGTTGCTGGCGCCTATCTACTTTGGCTTGGCGTTCGCGCTGTTGGCGCTGGCGATCAAGTTCTTCCAGGAAATCTGGCACATTCTTCCTGTGGTGCTTTCGCTGAGCGAGGGCGACCTGATCCTCAAATTGCTTTCTCTCATCGACATGGCGCTGGTGGGCGGCCTTCTGGTCATGGTGATGTTGTCCGGCTACGAGAACTTCGTGTCGCAACTCAACGTCGACGAAGGCAAGGAAAAGCTCGATTGGCTGGGCAAGATGGATTCCGGCTCGCTGAAGATGAAGGTCGCGGCCTCGATCGTCGCTATTTCGTCCATTCACCTGTTGCGCATGTTCATGGATGCCCAGCAGCTCGAGAGCGAGCAGCTGATGTGGTACGTGATCATTCACCTGACGTTCGTGTTCTCCGCGTTCGCGATGGGCTATCTGGACAAGCTCACCAAGCATTGA